A genomic segment from Nicotiana tabacum cultivar K326 chromosome 9, ASM71507v2, whole genome shotgun sequence encodes:
- the LOC142163936 gene encoding uncharacterized protein LOC142163936 has product MAVDMNINELLVIGDSDLLIHQVQGEWTTKNVKILPYLHSVKELCKKFIKIEFRNIIRIQNEFADALATLSSMIQHPKKSYIDPIEVEIQDQHAYCFHVDEEIDGKPWEVLYRRTLDLGLLRCVDVVEATILFEEIHAGTCGPHMNDFTLAMKTLRAGYFWLTMERDNILYVQKCHQCHNHEDFIRVPPNELKVMGSPWTLAAWGMDVIGSIEPPPSNIHHFILVAIVITKKEQLMLIDEKRMDAVCLGQLYQQRMTKSFNKKVKPRQFTSGQLVLKRIFPHQEEGKGKFAPNWQGPYVIHQVLSGGALILEEIDDRVSTKPINSDTIKKY; this is encoded by the exons ATGGCGGTTGACATGAACATCAATGAACTTTTGGTCATAGGAGATTCAGATTTGCTGATCCACCAAGTCCAAGGAGAATGGACTACCAAGAACGTCAAGATTCTTCCGTACTTGCATTCTGTGAAGGAATTgtgtaagaaattcatcaagaTCGAGTTCAGGAATATTATTAGAATCCAGAATGAATTCGCCGATGCTCTTGCAACACTGTCATCCATGATTCAACACCCGAAGAAGAGTTACATTGACCCCATTGAAGTGGAGATCCAAGACCAACATGCATATTGCTTTCACGTAGATGAAGAGATAGATGGTAAGCCTTG GGAGGTCCTATACAGGAGGACCCTGGACCTGGGTCTGTTAAGGTGCGTAGATGTTGTTGAAGCAACAATATTGTTTGAGGAAATACATGCAGGGACGTGCGGGCCTCACATGAACGATTTCACCTTAGCCATGAAGACTCTAAGGGCAGGATACTTTTGGTTGACCATGGAAAGAGACAACATTCTCTACGTgcagaaatgtcatcagtgtcataATCACGAGGATTTCATCAGGGTTCCACCAAATGAGTTAAAAGTGATGGGTTCTCCCTGGACATTagccgcttggggcatggatgtgattggatcCATAGAACCACCCCCATCAAACATTCATCATTTCATCCTAGTGGCTATTGTTATCACCAA GAAAGAACAACTAATGCTCATCGACGAGAAGAGAATGGATGCGGTTTGTCTTGGACAGCTTTACCAACAGAGGATGACCAAGTCGTTCAACAAGAAAGTGAAACCTCGACAGTTCACATCGGGGCAGCTAGTCTTAAAGAGGATATTTCCCCATCAAGAGGAAGGTAAAGGCAAGTTCGCACCAAATTGGCAAGGTCCATATGTGATCCATCAGGTACTATCAGGAGGAGCGTTAATCTTAGAAGAAATAGATGACAGAGTGAGCACAAAGCCCATCAATTCAGACACAATCAAGAAGTACTAA